One stretch of Suricata suricatta isolate VVHF042 chromosome 13, meerkat_22Aug2017_6uvM2_HiC, whole genome shotgun sequence DNA includes these proteins:
- the LOC115275752 gene encoding SERTA domain-containing protein 3-like, with the protein MPLCVNVMGKTKQKPITDNSKDENPQNQVLCQPNLVFLEALSSQYLGDSGLDNFFLDIDTSAVEKEPALAPAGPPHNRFCAPGSWEWNELDHIMEIILGS; encoded by the exons ATGCCACTGTGTGTTAATGTCATGGGGAAAACCAAACAGAAGCCCATCACAGACAACAGCAAAG ATGAAAACCCTCAGAACCAAGTGCTGTGTCAGCCCAATCTAGTCTTCTTGGAAGCTCTGAGCTCCCAGTACCTGGGAGACTCTGGTCTGGATAACTTCTTTCTGGACATCGACACATCGGCGGTGGAGAAGGAGCCTGCGCTGGCCCCAGCAGGGCCTCCTCACAACCGCTTCTGTGCCCCAGGGTCCTGGGAGTGGAATGAACTCGATCACATTATGGAAATCATTCTGGGATCATAA